The window ATGCCCAGGCATTTTCAGGATTTTCCTCACGATCAGAGTAGGCAATCTCAAGATATCCCTGAAGTGAAGTAAGTTGATTTAAAAGATCATGACGGGTAATAGTAGCCATGAGTTGGAGTTTATTGTTTGCACCTGCAAGTGCAGTTTCAACCCGCTTACGTTCTGAATTCTCAAAAATTAGATCAGTATTTGACTTCTGCAGTTCTTGAACAGTATTTTTAAGTTCTTCATTCAGGTAATTGAGTCTATCATGAGTCTCCTGTAGTTCTGAGTAATTCTTGACAGCTATCTCATATGTTGAGAGAAGAATATTCAAAATCTGTCTGCGATTAGCGCTTATTTTAAAAACTTCACCTGCAAAAGAGACATCCAGGCACAAATCCGGATTGCCAGGATCCGGAGTAGTTCTTGTGAGATACGTGCCCACAATTCTTCCATTAATTGATGACGGGTCAAACGGTTTGATAATAAAGTTGTCTGCACCTACTGCCAGACCTTTAATTACATCAATTGGATCATACAGGTTTGTTACAAGAATAACGGGAATATCTGCATTATTTAGATTAGTTTTTATTGTCCGGCAGAACGTATACCCATCCATCTCAGGCATCAGGACATCTGTGAGAATGAGATCCGGCTTATTATCAGAGATCACAGAAAGGGCCTCTGCACCGTTTGATGCCAGCGATACACTATACCCTTCCTTTGACAGGATATAGCGGAGATACTCTGCCTGGGTCCTGTTATCCTCAACAATCAGAATCTTCTTTGGCAATATGGCAGATGTATCCATTTATCTCTCAACCAGTTTTTTCCATCTCTGAAGATGGTTTTCCTGAAAGAAGATCACTGATGACAGTAAGGAAGGAGTCTTTTTCAAAATTACTCTTCACCAGATATGCATCTGCACCAATTGCTCTTCCATGCTCTCGATCCTCAACAGAATCAAGCGATGTGATTAAAACTACCCCGAGACGAGCATAACGGTCGTCTGTCCGGATTTTTTCGGTGAGAGTGAACCCACTCATCCGGGGCATATCGACATCAGATACGACCATATCAAACTCATACTCCTTAAGTTTTGCGAATGCATCCACGCCATCACATGCCGTCTGTACTAGGTATCCTGCCATCTCCAGAATTCTCTTTAAAAGTGCACGTGAGGTGACAGAATCTTCAACGACCAGGATCCTCCTCCCTTCACGTTCAGTTTTACCAACTGGACGTTCCTGACGCCCAGAGATGAATGCTTCCTGGATCAGTTCAATGGGGTCAAGGACCATTGCCACTGTACCATCACCGAGTATGACAGCTCCCGTGATTCGTTTGACGCTCTTAAGGAGGCTCCCCAGTGGTCTAACTACAATTTCCTGTACCTGAATCACCTCATCTACAACGCATGCAATCTGTCTGCCTCCATATTCCATCGTTACGATCGGAACTGGAGCGGTACCTGTAAGTCGCGGTCCAGGATCAGGAATTCCAAGTGCCTGAGTTAGCAGAACCACCCTGACAGTTTCCTTATCAATGCGAGCAACAAGTCGTGATCCCCGATATTTGAACAATGATGGATCAGCCCTGATAACCTGTTTAACCTGTTGAAGAGGGAGCACATAAGTCTGGCCTCCTGCTCTTACCACGACACCCCGAAGAGTGGCCATACGTACAGGCAGAACTATGGTAATTGAGGTTCCTTTCAGAGATTCTGATGAGATCATCACATCTCCCCCTAGCCTGCTCACCACATCATCGACAATAGCCAGACCAAGCCCTCTGCCTGATAACTCACTAACTTCTCGACAAGTTGAAAGACCGGATCTGAAGATGAGCCACAGTGCTTCTTCATCGGTCAGTTGCGGCGCCTGTTTTGAGGTAATAACGCCTTTTTCAACAGCAATCTCGCGAACCATCTCCCGATCGATACCGGCTCCATCATCAATTATTTCAATACTGACTTTACTTCCGGAATGTGGTGTCACCCTGGCCAAAAGAAGACCATTATCTGGCTTTCCTCTCGCTCGCCTTACATCAGGAGTTTCAAATCCATGATCAATAGAATTGTGGATCAGATGCATTAACGCAGGCTTAAGTGATTCAAGAATACGTCGATCCATCTCAATCTCGCCACCCTCTATCTTCAGGTCCACTAATTTTCCTGATTCACGTGAATAGTCACGAACAAATTTGTGAAATGGAGAGAGGATTGTGGATATCGGAAGGAGAACTGCATCATGAATAAGATCAGATATCTCACTCGTACTGACCTCAAGAGCCGATCGATCCATGTCGGTTGCACGAATATGGAGTGAGAGATCATGCTGGAGACTAACCACAAACTCATGATCAAATTTAAAAAAATCAATTAACCTCTCAAGGGGGAGTAAAATATCAGGTGGAAGAGATGATTTCTGAATACCGTATGTAAACTCGCGAATCTGGTGAAGATCCCCTTCAATCTGTGAGTAGTTCCACTTCCAGAGAGAAAACGTACTCATCATATCTTCCAGTTCCCGAAGGCGTTGTGTAATGAAAAGCCTGGTAGTAAGAAGATCATCTGAGCCGCCTATTAACTGATCTAATTTATGCGACGATATCCTGACTGTATCAGTTCCCGGGGTATGTCCGGGTGTACCCCGACCACCGGGTTGTAATTCATGTCTTGTTTCCTGACCAGATACAATGGATTCAGGTGCAGAAAATTCTGATTTAGTAGGTTCAAAGTGAGATTTATATGGAGATGAAATATCCAAAACATTGTTGCATCCAGAAGGGGGGATATTTGATCCGATCATTTCTGGAAAGGCATCTGATTCAAAAACGGCACCTTTTTTTTTCTCAATCAGGGACGTCCTTAAGGCACATACTATCTCGGATGAGATAAATTCTGACGAAGGGTTGGAAGAAAGAAGCGAATAGATGACTGTGATAGAACGATGGAGCAGATCATAAACTCCAGAGTCTGAACTGATCTCTTCTCGTTTGAGTGCTGAAAAAACATTTTCTATGTTCTGACATACAGACTCAATTTCTTTAAGATTTACTGCACGAGCGGCTCCTTTCAGACTGTGGGTTTTCCTAAAAACCTGTTCAATCAGTTCAGCCTGATCTTCTTCTTTTGCCTTTTCAAGACTGATGAGACCCTGGGATATATCTGTGAGAATCTCATCAGCCTCTTCGCGGAATGTGGCAAGCAGCCACTCATGGAACTCTTCGTCAGAACTGATCATGGCATCAGGTTCAGACGTGATACTGTTCGGTAATCTTCTTTAGTCTGACTCCAAGTTCGTGTAAATCTTCTGCAGTTTTCTCTGCTTTTCTGGTTGTATCGAGGTTCTTTTGAGCTGCATCACGGATCTTCTCTATTGCCATGGATATCTGATCCATTCCAGCAACCTGATCCTGAATTGAAGTTGCAATCTCAAGCGCTTCCTGTGATGAATCAGCACTGGTTCGGGTGAGCACTTCAATTGCTTCTCTTGCATCACTTGTAAGGCGGGCGGCATCAGCCACAGTTTTTGTTCCCCGTTCGGTAGAAACCACCGTTGACGTAACACCACGCTGAATATCAGTTAGAATTGTCCTGATATTGGCTGTTGCCTGTTTTGATTGCTGGGCAAGGTTATGGATCTCATGTGCCACCACAGCAAATCCTTTGCCGAATTCTCCAGCTTTTGCTGCTTCGATTGAAGCATTAACCGCGAGGAAGTTGGATTGATCAGAGATCTCAGTAACAGTGGCGATAATTTCTCCGATTGCCTGACTCTGTTCAGATAGTTTGATGACATTAATCCCAATCATGTCCATCTGCCTCTGGATATGATTCATACCATCAAGTATCTCCTGAACAGATCTCTGTCCTTCACCAGATAC of the Methanospirillum lacunae genome contains:
- a CDS encoding hybrid sensor histidine kinase/response regulator; this encodes MDTSAILPKKILIVEDNRTQAEYLRYILSKEGYSVSLASNGAEALSVISDNKPDLILTDVLMPEMDGYTFCRTIKTNLNNADIPVILVTNLYDPIDVIKGLAVGADNFIIKPFDPSSINGRIVGTYLTRTTPDPGNPDLCLDVSFAGEVFKISANRRQILNILLSTYEIAVKNYSELQETHDRLNYLNEELKNTVQELQKSNTDLIFENSERKRVETALAGANNKLQLMATITRHDLLNQLTSLQGYLEIAYSDREENPENAWAYIKKAMKIVGQTVETVRFTDEYQHIGIKSPVWQGIRNLVENSLRHTSLNQIRFDNEIPSDIQIYADPLIEKVFANLIHNSVKYGLKNTFIRFYVENRENTCFLICDDDGVGIPVEEKEKVFTFQYGKNTGLGLFLSREILSITGITICETGCPGIGARFEICCPADVIKMI
- a CDS encoding hybrid sensor histidine kinase/response regulator → MISSDEEFHEWLLATFREEADEILTDISQGLISLEKAKEEDQAELIEQVFRKTHSLKGAARAVNLKEIESVCQNIENVFSALKREEISSDSGVYDLLHRSITVIYSLLSSNPSSEFISSEIVCALRTSLIEKKKGAVFESDAFPEMIGSNIPPSGCNNVLDISSPYKSHFEPTKSEFSAPESIVSGQETRHELQPGGRGTPGHTPGTDTVRISSHKLDQLIGGSDDLLTTRLFITQRLRELEDMMSTFSLWKWNYSQIEGDLHQIREFTYGIQKSSLPPDILLPLERLIDFFKFDHEFVVSLQHDLSLHIRATDMDRSALEVSTSEISDLIHDAVLLPISTILSPFHKFVRDYSRESGKLVDLKIEGGEIEMDRRILESLKPALMHLIHNSIDHGFETPDVRRARGKPDNGLLLARVTPHSGSKVSIEIIDDGAGIDREMVREIAVEKGVITSKQAPQLTDEEALWLIFRSGLSTCREVSELSGRGLGLAIVDDVVSRLGGDVMISSESLKGTSITIVLPVRMATLRGVVVRAGGQTYVLPLQQVKQVIRADPSLFKYRGSRLVARIDKETVRVVLLTQALGIPDPGPRLTGTAPVPIVTMEYGGRQIACVVDEVIQVQEIVVRPLGSLLKSVKRITGAVILGDGTVAMVLDPIELIQEAFISGRQERPVGKTEREGRRILVVEDSVTSRALLKRILEMAGYLVQTACDGVDAFAKLKEYEFDMVVSDVDMPRMSGFTLTEKIRTDDRYARLGVVLITSLDSVEDREHGRAIGADAYLVKSNFEKDSFLTVISDLLSGKPSSEMEKTG